One Vitis vinifera cultivar Pinot Noir 40024 chromosome 8, ASM3070453v1 genomic window carries:
- the LOC100242529 gene encoding GDSL esterase/lipase At5g03820: MGFARNALGAFLLLVLILSVAHGDPLVPALCIFGDSVVDAGNNNNLATLVKANFPPYGRDFVTHRPTGRFCNGKLATDFTAEYLGFTSYPPPYLSQEAQGKNLLQGANFASASSGYYDRTAQLYRAISLTQQVEYYKEYQAKVVRLVGKARAHDIFSGGIHLLSAGSSDFVQNYYINPLLNRAYSADQFSDLLMKSYTTFVQNLYGLGVRKIGVTTLPPTGCLPAAITLFSSGSNQCVARLNQDAINFNSKLNITSQVLQNKLPGLKLVVFDIYQPLLNLITKPTDNGFFESRKACCGTGTIETSLLCNARSVGTCSNASQYVFWDGFHPSESANQLLAGSLLEQGINLIG; the protein is encoded by the exons ATGGGGTTTGCAAGAAATGCCTTGGgagcctttcttcttcttgttttgattttgtcaGTAGCTCATGGGGATCCTCTTGTTCCTGCACTCTGCATCTTTGGGGACTCTGTAGTTGATGCAGGCAACAACAACAACCTTGCCACCCTTGTCAAGGCAAACTTCCCTCCTTATGGAAGAGACTTTGTTACTCACAGGCCAACAGGAAGGTTCTGCAATGGAAAGCTAGCCACAGACTTCACTG CCGAGTACCTCGGGTTCACTTCATACCCGCCACCTTACCTTAGCCAGGAGGCACAGGGGAAGAACCTCTTGCAGGGAGCCAACTTCGCCTCAGCTTCTTCTGGTTATTATGACAGGACAGCACAGTTATAT CGTGCGATTTCATTGACCCAGCAGGTAGAATACTACAAGGAATACCAAGCAAAAGTTGTAAGGCTGGTAGGAAAAGCTAGAGCTCATGATATATTCTCTGGCGGAATCCACCTTCTGAGTGCTGGGAGTAGTGATTTCGTTCAGAACTACTATATCAACCCCCTCCTTAACAGGGCCTACTCGGCCGATCAATTCTCAGATCTTCTCATGAAATCCTACACTACTTTTGTTCAG AATCTATACGGTTTAGGGGTAAGGAAGATTGGAGTGACAACGTTACCGCCAACTGGGTGTTTGCCTGCAGCTATCACCCTCTTCAGCTCGGGGTCCAACCAGTGTGTTGCAAGGTTAAATCAAGATGCCATTAACTTCAACAGTAAGCTAAACATCACATCTCAAGTTTTGCAAAATAAGCTTCCCGGTCTCAAACTTGTGGTCTTTGACATCTATCAGCCACTCCTGAATCTGATCACAAAGCCCACTGATAATG GGTTCTTTGAGTCAAGGAAGGCTTGCTGTGGTACAGGTACAATAGAAACCTCCCTGCTTTGCAATGCTAGGTCTGTTGGAACCTGCTCCAATGCTTCACAGTATGTGTTTTGGGACGGATTCCATCCCTCTGAATCAGCAAACCAGTTGTTGGCTGGTAGCCTACTTGAGCAGGGAATCAACCTCATTGGTTAA
- the LOC100248644 gene encoding threonine dehydratase 1 biosynthetic, chloroplastic, with protein MESLCFSTTHFSLLRPTLPNPIRPIKHVLIGSAAKPFIKATISKPAAEISGTSSTTVTSSQTSLHPSPVPPLKRVSSDSLQYQPGCIGAVPDRTIHDGIDGVVGAMEYLTNILSSKVYDVAIESPLQLAPKLSERLGAQIWLKREDLQPVFSFKLRGAYNMMAKIPKEQLERGVICSSAGNHAQGVALAAKRLGCNAVIAMPVTTPEIKWKSVERLGATVVLVGDSYDEAQAYAKQRGEEECRTFIPPFDHPDVIMGQGTIGMEIVRQMQGPLDAIFVPVGGGGLIAGIAAYVKRVSPEVKIIGVEPCDANAMALSLHHDQRVMLDQVGGFADGVAVKVVGEETFRLCRELIDGIVLVSRDAICASIKNMFEEKRSILEPAGALALAGAEAYCKYYGIKGGNIVAITSGANMNFDRLRLVTELADVGRQREAVLATLLPEEPGSFKQFCEMVGHMNITEFKYRYNPHKEKALVLYSVGLHTVLELSAMVERMESSQLTTLNLTNDDLVKDHLRHLMGGRSHVENELLCRFVFPERPGTLMKFLDTFSPRWNISLFHYRGQGEAGANVLVGIQVPETEMTEFKRRADALGYEYAVETSNKAYLLLMH; from the exons ATGGAATCGCTATGCTTCTCCACCACCCATTTCTCTCTCCTCCGACCCACACTTCCCAACCCCATCCGACCCATCAAACATGTGCTCATTGGGTCCGCCGCCAAGCCATTCATCAAAGCCACAATCTCCAAACCCGCGGCTGAGATCTCCGGTACCTCTTCCACGACGGTTACTTCCAGTCAAACCTCATTGCACCCCTCCCCAGTCCCTCCTCTCAAGAGGGTCTCGTCCGATTCTCTGCAATACCAGCCCGGTTGCATCGGCGCTGTACCTGATAGAACGATTCATGATGGCATAGACGGTGTTGTGGGGGCAATGGAGTACTTAACCAACATACTGTCTTCCAAGGTGTATGATGTTGCCATCGAGTCACCGTTGCAGTTAGCGCCAAAGCTCTCCGAAAGGCTTGGCGCTCAAATCTGGCTCAAGAGAGAGGATTTACAACCC GTATTTTCCTTCAAGCTCCGTGGTGCTTATAATATGATGgcaaaaattccaaaagaacAGTTGGAAAGAGGGGTTATCTGCTCTTCAGCAGGAAATCATGCACAAGGGGTTGCATTAGCTGCAAAGCGACTTGGTTGCAATGCTGTGATTGCTATGCCTGTTACCACACCTGAAATCAAG TGGAAGTCTGTTGAGAGATTGGGTGCGACAGTTGTTCTTGTGGGGGATTCGTATGATGAAGCACAGGCATATGCTAAACAACGGGGTGAAGAGGAGTGTCGCACATTTATACCTCCTTTTGATCATCCAGATGTCATCATGGGGCAGGGAACGATCGGAATGGAGATTGTGCGTCAGATGCAAGGCCCATTGGACGCAATTTTTGTACCTGTGGGTGGTGGGGGGTTAATAGCTGGTATCGCTGCTTATGTGAAGAGGGTTTCTCCAGAG GTAAAGATTATTGGGGTGGAGCCCTGTGATGCAAATGCAATGGCATTGTCGTTACATCACGATCAGAGAGTCATGCTAGACCAGGTGGGAGGTTTTGCGGATGGGGTTGCTGTGAAAGTGGTTGGTGAAGAAACTTTCCGCTTATGCAGGGAACTGATAGATGGGATAGTTCTTGTAAGCCGTGATGCTATATGTGCCTCAATAAAG AACATGTTTGAGGAGAAAAGGAGCATTTTAGAACCTGCAGGTGCGCTTGCCCTTGCTGGAGCTGAAGCGTACTGCAAATATTACGGCATCAAGGGAGGAAACATTGTAGCAATTACCAGTGGGGCAAACATGAACTTTGACAGGCTGAGACTAGTAACTGAACTTGCTGATGTTGGTCGGCAACGGGAGGCTGTGCTGGCAACACTGTTGCCAGAGGAGCCTGGGAGCTTTAAACAGTTCTGTGAGATG GTAGGACATATGAATATCACGGAGTTCAAATATAGATATAATCCTCACAAAGAAAAGGCTCTTGTACTATACAG TGTTGGCCTTCATACAGTGCTTGAACTCAGTGCAATGGTGGAACGGATGGAGTCTTCTCAGCTCACAACCCTCAATCTCACAAATGATGACTTGGTTAAAGATCATTTGAGACATTTG ATGGGCGGGCGATCACATGTTGAGAATGAATTACTTTGTCGGTTTGTTTTCCCAGAGAGGCCAGGCACTCTGATGAAGTTTTTGGATACTTTCAGTCCACGCTGGAATATTAGCTTGTTCCATTACCGTGGGCAG GGTGAAGCTGGTGCGAATGTATTGGTTGGAATTCAAGTCCCAGAAACTGAGATGACTGAGTTCAAAAGACGCGCCGATGCTCTTGGATATGAATATGCAGTGGAGACCAGTAATAAGGCCTACCTGCTTTTGATGCATTGA